Within the Fischerella sp. PCC 9605 genome, the region TAAAAATTCGTTAATTAGTAGAAAAACATCAGAGCTAATCTGGAAATACGCTGTTCATAATACATGGTTACAACGTCAATTATTGTGGCGTTTAGCTCTGTACTATAACGACCAAAATCAAAATCATCTAGCATCTTCTTTTGTAGAGTCTTTTCATGTATTTTTGAGTATTGAAGATGTCAAAGATATACTAACTGTAAAAATAATTCGGTCACTTAGTACTAATAATACAGGAAGAGAACTCAGTAAAATAGCTTGTGAACTCAATTTCACTCCCAGTGAATTAATTACAGAAATTAATGATGATTTACCAGTTTGGATTGCAGCATTTAAAAAGTTTATTGAAGAGATAGTTCCCTATTTTTGTTCTCTGACTTTTACAAATCAGCAACAGGTAAACTGGCTATTACGATGCTTAAATGAAATGTCATTGTCTGAGCATCAAGTAAACGCCGTGAACTATTTGTTAATTCACATATCTAAGGAAGTAGCGAGTAAGTATCCACCATTAGTTGCATGGGTTAAAGAAAATTATAGCAACGCTGAAAAAATCCATAGACTCTCAGAACAAGCAAGACAAAAACTCAGAGAGTGGATAGGAGTAATTAATTATGCTGATTTTAAAAAGTTAGTAAGTTTGATTTTGCAAAGACTTCAATTAGAGGACTTTGAGGTAAATCAACTATTACGCCGTAGTGAATTTTGGAAATTTTACAGCGATCGCTTTGAGCGTATTCGCATTTTACTTCCCCAAAAAACATTCAATACCATAGGAAGTCAGATCAAACGAGATGTTGATATCTTAAAAGATGACGGTAGCAACCCGACAGAGATTTGTATTTTCGATTTTGGTGAGTGGTTTGTGGTAGAGTTCTTTCGTGGAAGAGGTAGTGAAACTCGCTTATTTCCCAAGAACTTAAAAAATCAACAAATACTTTTCGGTCAACATCAACTATCTGTTAAGCAAATTCGTTGTCTTGGTGGTGATACACACGATCATGCTTATCTTTGGCAATACTATTGTTGTCAATGGCTAGCAAGCAGGAGAATTTATCCGAACCCAGGCACACAACCTTCCCAAACCCCTACAGAATATCAATTAACAGAGCGATGGAGCAAACTTCAGCGCTGGGAAAGCGATATCAAAAGGTTGGAGGAGGAAGCAAGACGCTACTGTAACTAAAGAACTCTAGAATGATAATAGTAATTTATTAAACAATTTTGAAGGTTTGTAGTGAGGGCTAAAGCCCTCAAATTTTTAAGCACTAAAGTGCTTACTACAAACCTATCTGACAAACTGGGGCATAATTTCAGCAGCAGTGAATATTCCGTGTATGCCGCGTTGATGTAAGGTTATGCCTGCTTTGAGATAGCCAAAGGCTGGGCCACAAACGTTTGCGGCCATGCTGGTTTCATCGCCTAATGTAAAGGTGTGGGTAGAAATCTTACCTTCAAAAGTGCGGCCTGTTACCTTGACGTTCGTACTAAGAGGTTTTTTGGGATTTCTCGTATCTACAACACCGCCAACAGTAACGCGATCGCGCGAACAAATTCCTGCTAACTCTAGCATCACGTCGTCAGCATGTTCCATATTTTCTAACGTCAGCACACCATTAGTTTTATCCAAGAGTGCTTCTACTTCTGCATCTGTCATTGCCCTGGCTGTTTCCACAGTGTAACCAGGCATGTGGGCAATATCTTCGCGGATGGTGGCGCGGTAAGCCTCCCAGTTAGCAATGCCTACCCCAAAGGTAATTTCTACTCGATGAATTTCAGCGTAGCTTTGGGCTGCCAGTGCTGCGGCTGCCGTTAATAGTCCTGGTGTTGCGCCGCATCCTGTCATGTAGGTAATGCCTGCGGCTTGCAATTCTTCTTTCAGTGTCAGTAGTTGTTCAACTGCGCTAGTACGCTTAATCGCATCTACCAATACCCCACGCCAGCCAGACTCGATAAATTGCTTGGCTACAGAGGCGATAAAATCATTGGGTAAGTTTGGTAAAGCCAGAAAATATCCATCTACAGGATGATCGTTTTCTATTAAATCCTTAATGCTACGGTTGGTTAATGTACCAAACGGTTCTAAATAACCAACTGAACCGTGAGATTGATATGTCGCAATGCACTCTTGGGCATTTAAACCCTCAGCGGCATAAGCATAACCTTTGTTATCTGCTGCCGCTACTAGAATCATTTCTCGTTTTGGGGCAAGTACTTTGGCTGCTGCCTGTCCTAATCCGCCAAAGCCCAGTACTCCGACACGTATCGTTGTTGGAAAATTAGTAGAACCCATTACTTGCTCTGCATCCATAATTAATTAGCTGAGTTGAATCAAAATCTAAGCCTAACTTTAGATGATTCCCTGCTTTGCCTACCTCCACAGGAGGTATTGTACACGTTGGCATAAGCATACTTTCTTGCTAAATGATTAATTTGAGCTTGTGGCTGTAGATACATACAGGGCAGTTTATGCACCTGATACTTGTGGACTAGGATCATCACCTGAACAAAGTTTTATTATTTTGGGTTATTCCATTTCAGAACCGTTTATGCCCAAAAACCAAAAAAATATATAATTCTACCTTAAAAATTTACTATTTTGCAGTCATTTATCCCTATTTGTTTGATTTTTATCATTTTTTGAAAATTTTCTACGTTATGCTTTTGGCTCAATTTTGTCGAACACAGCTAATGATAATGATAAATATTTTCAATAATTCTTGGAATTTCTCGCTCTCTCTACTTCTGCAAAGACTTTTGCTGCTTGTTTTACAGACTTTTACGATTTCCTTGGCAGTTAACTTTTGAGCTTGACTTCTCGATTAGGTTAAGAGAAACTTACATGTAACAGATGTGTTGACTAATAAGATTAATAATTTTTGTAAAGTTTCTGAGATATATATTTTGAGAGATGGAACATTAGTTAACAAATAGCTAATTTTGTAGCTAAGGAAAAATGCCGTTCCTAATAGCTATATTTTTAGCCTTTTGCTGGAGCAGTACATTCCGAGAGTACTATTTGTGGTTGGCCAAAAGCATGGAGACATTAGAATTCATCATTTATCCAGATGGTCGCGTACAAGAAAAAGTCACTGGCATAGTGGGTGCTTCGTGCGCTGAAGTGACAGCAGCAATAGAAGCACAGCTAGGACAAGTACTTAGTCAACAGCCAACCTCAGAATTTTTCGCTGCCAAAGTCCAACAGTCTGGAGTGGTAAATACACAAACCGCTTTCAGTGATTGGTAAGTTTGCAAACAAACATAGTTTAGTTTAGTTGATTTACAACCACCATGTCACACTTTAGCCAAATCAAAACCCAGATTCGTAACCTTGAATCTTTGCAAGATGCTCTCACTGACTTGGGCATAGACTGGAAGAAGGGCCCGCGTGAAGTACGTGGCTATCGCGATCAAACTCATGCTGCCGAGATTACTATCGAACAGGACAATGGCTACGATATCGGCTTCAAATGGAATGGCAAAGAATACGAATTGGTAGCTGACTTACAATATTGGCAACAGAACTTGTCTGTAGAAGGATTTTTGCGTCAGGTAACTCAGCGTTATGCTTACAACACAGTCGTGAAAGAGACAGCACGTGTGGGCTTTCAAGTTGCTGAACAACAAAAAAATGAAGATGGTTCCATTCGCTTGGTAGTACAGCGCTGGAGTGCGTAATGTCTGATTTTGTGCCGTCGCCGGAAGAGCAGGAAGATAACCGATCTGGTCTAGAACCAGAACTAGGTGGCTTTTTGCGGGAAGCCCCAGAACGCTCTGGTTTAGAGCCTGAATTAGGGGGAACGCTGCGTCAAAAAGGTGTTTATGTGGATGAACTCACCTGTATTGGTTGCAAGCACTGTGCCTTTGTTGCCCGTAATACTTTTTATATTGAACCAGATTATGGGCGATCGCGGGCAATGCGCCAAGATGGCGATCCGGAGGAAGTCATTCAAGAGGCAATTGATACTTGTCCGGTTGATTGCATCCACTGGATTGATTACACCGAACTGAAACGGTTAGAAGAGGAGCGTAAATATCAGGTAATACCTGTAGTGGGCTATCCAGTGGAAGGTGCTGTTGCAGCTTCTGAGCGACGACGCAAAAAACTAAAATCAAAACACAAGAAATCTCGTTATTAAATTGAACTGGTTCAAAAATAATAAAAAGATAGGGCTGGAATATCCAGCCCTATCTTTTTATACTGTTTGGGACACCGATAAGTAAAACAATAAATTAGCGGGAATTTATACAGCGATCGCTCTATTTGATAGCAGGTTGCGTTCAGACATAGCAATAGTAATTCGTGCCCTCTCCCCTTCCCCACTCCCAATTTGGGAGAGGGGAAGCGACAGGCGGGGTGAGGGAAGTACTATCTTTGACTGCAACTTAGTATGAGAAGGACATCGCATTGTGCAAGCAACTTCACTTGATTAAAGAATCGTGTTGAGATAACAACCTTTCGACTTTCGCCTCATCAATTCTGGCAGTGAGTTTTTTGGTTTCATGTAAATCTCTCATAGTTTTCGCCAAAGAAAAAGTTGAACCAATTGAAAAAGCCATACCCATGCCCATAAAACCTTTCACCCAGCTATCCACGGGCAAATTCACAATGCCAACAGTGGTCATGGAAATTGATAGTAAAAAAGCAGC harbors:
- a CDS encoding EH signature domain-containing protein, encoding MNDNFPSPPTYSLSVYPQAKKLLEFTTQLPKIEISVQTVDEILKKVQEGKEESISRLEWIYCIYGKSEWDNKNSLISRKTSELIWKYAVHNTWLQRQLLWRLALYYNDQNQNHLASSFVESFHVFLSIEDVKDILTVKIIRSLSTNNTGRELSKIACELNFTPSELITEINDDLPVWIAAFKKFIEEIVPYFCSLTFTNQQQVNWLLRCLNEMSLSEHQVNAVNYLLIHISKEVASKYPPLVAWVKENYSNAEKIHRLSEQARQKLREWIGVINYADFKKLVSLILQRLQLEDFEVNQLLRRSEFWKFYSDRFERIRILLPQKTFNTIGSQIKRDVDILKDDGSNPTEICIFDFGEWFVVEFFRGRGSETRLFPKNLKNQQILFGQHQLSVKQIRCLGGDTHDHAYLWQYYCCQWLASRRIYPNPGTQPSQTPTEYQLTERWSKLQRWESDIKRLEEEARRYCN
- the bioU gene encoding (S)-8-amino-7-oxononanoate synthase BioU, which translates into the protein MDAEQVMGSTNFPTTIRVGVLGFGGLGQAAAKVLAPKREMILVAAADNKGYAYAAEGLNAQECIATYQSHGSVGYLEPFGTLTNRSIKDLIENDHPVDGYFLALPNLPNDFIASVAKQFIESGWRGVLVDAIKRTSAVEQLLTLKEELQAAGITYMTGCGATPGLLTAAAALAAQSYAEIHRVEITFGVGIANWEAYRATIREDIAHMPGYTVETARAMTDAEVEALLDKTNGVLTLENMEHADDVMLELAGICSRDRVTVGGVVDTRNPKKPLSTNVKVTGRTFEGKISTHTFTLGDETSMAANVCGPAFGYLKAGITLHQRGIHGIFTAAEIMPQFVR
- a CDS encoding DUF2997 domain-containing protein; translated protein: METLEFIIYPDGRVQEKVTGIVGASCAEVTAAIEAQLGQVLSQQPTSEFFAAKVQQSGVVNTQTAFSDW
- a CDS encoding DUF1257 domain-containing protein, which codes for MSHFSQIKTQIRNLESLQDALTDLGIDWKKGPREVRGYRDQTHAAEITIEQDNGYDIGFKWNGKEYELVADLQYWQQNLSVEGFLRQVTQRYAYNTVVKETARVGFQVAEQQKNEDGSIRLVVQRWSA
- a CDS encoding ferredoxin, with protein sequence MSDFVPSPEEQEDNRSGLEPELGGFLREAPERSGLEPELGGTLRQKGVYVDELTCIGCKHCAFVARNTFYIEPDYGRSRAMRQDGDPEEVIQEAIDTCPVDCIHWIDYTELKRLEEERKYQVIPVVGYPVEGAVAASERRRKKLKSKHKKSRY
- a CDS encoding YiaA/YiaB family inner membrane protein, which translates into the protein MQTLGPQQKDSAAWIFQTWAAFLLSISMTTVGIVNLPVDSWVKGFMGMGMAFSIGSTFSLAKTMRDLHETKKLTARIDEAKVERLLSQHDSLIK